One window of the Clostridiaceae bacterium genome contains the following:
- a CDS encoding cobyric acid synthase, with the protein MAKAIMIQGTTSNAGKSLITAGLCRIFAQDGYRVAPFKSQNIALNSYITEEGLEMGRAQVVQAEAAYKKPDVRMNPILLKPTSEKGSQVIVNGEVVGNINAMDYYKDKTKLISVIMKSYNSLAAENDIIVIEGAGSPAEINLKENDIVNMGMAKMASSPVLIVGDIDRGGVFASLYGTYMLQDETEKKYIKGNIINKFRGDIRILEPGIKMPEDLIPVPTVGVVPYMNLKIDDEDSLSEVFENSGVPADIDIAVIKLPRISNFTDFNAFELILGVKVRYISSEKEFKFPDLLILPGTKNTIDDLKWLRKNGIETQILKYASSGNPVFGICGGYQMLCKSIKDPYGVEGGGEIEGLGLIDAHTVFEKEKTRTRVRGTFKYAGGIFSELNGKSFEGYEIHMGITKADGFLSMLKCMDGSEKTDGLCQGNVYGTYVHGIFDSEEVLKTIIKALYNKKGLKYNEILSYDAKTHKEREYDKLADELRKSLDIKYIYKVIEEGINL; encoded by the coding sequence ATGGCTAAGGCTATCATGATACAAGGAACAACTTCTAATGCAGGCAAAAGCCTTATAACAGCCGGACTTTGCAGGATTTTCGCACAGGACGGCTATAGGGTGGCACCTTTCAAATCTCAGAATATAGCCTTGAATTCCTATATAACTGAAGAGGGCCTTGAAATGGGAAGAGCCCAGGTGGTACAAGCCGAAGCTGCATATAAGAAGCCGGATGTCAGAATGAATCCCATCCTCTTGAAGCCAACAAGCGAAAAAGGTTCACAGGTCATCGTCAATGGCGAGGTTGTGGGGAATATAAATGCTATGGACTATTATAAAGACAAAACAAAATTAATATCTGTAATTATGAAAAGCTATAACTCCCTTGCCGCTGAAAATGACATTATAGTGATTGAAGGTGCGGGAAGCCCGGCGGAAATAAACTTGAAAGAAAATGACATAGTTAACATGGGAATGGCAAAGATGGCCAGTTCCCCCGTGCTTATTGTGGGAGACATCGACAGAGGCGGTGTTTTTGCTTCACTATATGGAACCTACATGCTGCAGGATGAAACTGAAAAGAAATATATTAAAGGGAATATCATCAACAAATTCAGAGGAGATATCAGGATTCTGGAACCGGGTATAAAAATGCCGGAAGATTTGATACCAGTTCCGACAGTAGGCGTGGTTCCGTATATGAACCTGAAAATAGATGATGAAGACAGCCTTTCAGAAGTATTTGAAAATAGTGGGGTGCCGGCGGACATTGATATTGCTGTCATAAAACTGCCCAGAATCTCAAATTTTACGGATTTTAATGCTTTTGAACTGATTTTGGGAGTAAAGGTCAGGTATATTTCAAGTGAAAAGGAATTTAAGTTCCCAGACTTGTTGATTCTGCCGGGAACGAAAAATACAATTGATGATTTAAAATGGTTGAGGAAAAACGGTATTGAAACTCAGATTCTGAAATATGCAAGCAGTGGAAATCCTGTATTCGGTATTTGCGGCGGATACCAGATGCTTTGTAAAAGCATTAAGGATCCTTATGGCGTGGAAGGTGGCGGTGAAATAGAGGGCTTGGGACTCATTGATGCCCATACCGTATTTGAAAAGGAAAAGACAAGAACCAGAGTAAGGGGAACTTTTAAGTATGCTGGTGGTATTTTTTCAGAGCTAAATGGAAAGAGTTTCGAGGGCTATGAGATACATATGGGTATAACAAAGGCTGATGGCTTTTTATCCATGCTTAAATGCATGGACGGTAGTGAAAAAACTGACGGACTTTGCCAGGGGAATGTTTATGGCACTTATGTCCATGGGATTTTTGATAGCGAAGAGGTTTTGAAGACTATTATAAAAGCTTTGTATAACAAAAAAGGTCTTAAATACAATGAAATATTAAGCTATGACGCAAAAACCCATAAAGAGCGGGAATATGACAAGCTTGCGGATGAACTCCGAAAATCTCTCGATATAAAGTATATTTATAAGGTGATTGAAGAAGGTATTAATTTGTGA
- a CDS encoding DUF2200 domain-containing protein, whose product MKERIFTTAFSKVYPMYVQKAEKKGRTKEEVDTVICWLTGYDENGLREQIEKEVDFQTFFAEAPQINPNANKIMGVVCGVRVENIEDPLMQKIRWLDKLVDELAKGKSMEKILRS is encoded by the coding sequence ATGAAAGAGAGAATATTTACCACCGCTTTTTCAAAAGTTTATCCTATGTATGTTCAAAAAGCAGAGAAAAAGGGGCGCACAAAAGAAGAAGTAGATACAGTAATTTGCTGGCTGACAGGCTATGACGAGAATGGCTTACGGGAGCAAATCGAAAAAGAAGTTGATTTTCAAACATTTTTTGCTGAAGCCCCGCAAATCAATCCAAATGCTAATAAAATCATGGGAGTAGTCTGCGGTGTCCGAGTAGAGAATATTGAGGACCCGCTTATGCAGAAAATCCGTTGGCTTGATAAACTTGTTGACGAATTGGCTAAAGGTAAATCGATGGAGAAAATATTGAGGAGTTGA
- a CDS encoding DUF1697 domain-containing protein translates to MPRYIALLRGINVGGKNKISMKELKELFEENGCKDVVTYINSGNIIFSRDSENDSGNNENVESLKKRCEAFITRRYGMELPVMVVTDIELLDVLDNAPEWWDADRDSKHNALFIIPPITVEDVFREVGEPRTEYEKVASHGRVIFWSAPLKTFSRTRWSRIVEKQIYDNVTIRNSNTVKALARLCRGGD, encoded by the coding sequence ATGCCAAGATATATTGCCCTGCTCCGGGGCATCAACGTCGGGGGCAAAAATAAAATCTCCATGAAGGAATTGAAGGAGCTTTTTGAGGAAAACGGATGCAAAGATGTGGTTACATATATAAATAGTGGAAATATCATATTTTCAAGAGACAGTGAAAATGATAGTGGTAACAATGAGAATGTCGAATCATTGAAGAAGCGCTGCGAGGCCTTCATTACCAGGAGGTACGGCATGGAGCTGCCGGTCATGGTGGTAACAGACATTGAGTTGCTTGATGTCTTGGACAATGCACCGGAGTGGTGGGATGCTGACAGGGACTCAAAGCATAATGCCCTGTTTATCATACCGCCCATCACTGTGGAAGACGTATTCAGGGAAGTGGGGGAGCCTAGAACTGAATACGAAAAGGTCGCAAGCCACGGTAGGGTAATTTTCTGGTCTGCGCCTCTGAAAACCTTTTCAAGGACACGCTGGTCTAGGATTGTAGAAAAGCAGATTTACGATAATGTGACCATCAGGAATTCCAACACGGTTAAGGCATTGGCCAGGCTGTGCAGGGGCGGAGATTGA
- a CDS encoding flavodoxin family protein encodes MKYIVAVNASPRRGWNTGQLIEAAAKGAKEAGATVDIIDLYRLDPFQGCISCFGCKRPKSFGRCVSKDGLSEVLDKICKADGLIIGSPNYLGNLTSGFRALYERLIFQYLTYNKERPNCNEHMIPVLLITTSNCDESLYDKIGYTTMLEGYKQMMERFFGPTKIMICGDTLQVDDYSKYDWTIFDPAKKKAHHEVAFPLKLKEAYELGAGLILG; translated from the coding sequence ATGAAATATATTGTTGCTGTTAATGCCAGTCCACGCAGAGGTTGGAACACAGGCCAACTGATAGAGGCGGCTGCAAAGGGGGCAAAAGAAGCTGGAGCAACTGTAGATATAATTGATCTTTATAGACTGGATCCTTTTCAAGGATGTATCTCCTGTTTCGGTTGTAAACGTCCAAAGAGCTTTGGACGATGTGTCTCTAAAGATGGATTATCAGAAGTCCTGGATAAAATTTGTAAAGCAGATGGACTAATTATTGGTTCACCAAATTATCTAGGAAATTTGACATCAGGGTTTAGGGCGCTTTATGAACGTCTGATTTTTCAGTACCTGACTTATAATAAGGAACGCCCCAATTGTAATGAGCATATGATTCCGGTCCTCCTTATAACCACAAGTAATTGTGATGAAAGTCTTTATGATAAAATAGGTTATACAACAATGCTAGAAGGTTATAAACAAATGATGGAACGCTTTTTTGGACCAACAAAAATCATGATCTGTGGAGATACTCTGCAGGTAGATGATTATAGTAAATACGACTGGACCATCTTTGATCCGGCGAAGAAAAAAGCCCATCATGAAGTGGCATTTCCACTAAAATTGAAAGAAGCATATGAGCTTGGTGCTGGACTTATTCTTGGGTAA
- the asnB gene encoding asparagine synthase (glutamine-hydrolyzing), with protein sequence MCGIAGWIDYNRDLRNHEDIINKMTGTLVRRGPDAQGIYLKENVCLMHRRLIVIDPENGIQPMTLEKGDTRYTIVYNGELYNTNELRDELLAFGYHFRGHSDTEVLLTAFIHWGELCLEKLNGIYAFGVWNDTSKTMFLARDRMGVKPLFVYNYPNGMIFGSELKTLLANPLVKPRIDNDGLKEIFLLGPGRTSGQGVIKGVTELKPGEFLTYEQKIGCKVRKYWRLKASEHTDDVKTTIENTRFLITDAVKRQLVSDVPLCCFLSGGLDSSIISKIASECYLSDNKGRLHTYSVNYIDNQQYFVKNIFQPDSDEEYIQMMVNEIGSQHHEVLLDNEDLEKHLGEAVLARDLPGMADVDSSLLLFCREIKKEFTVAVSGECADEIFGGYPWYHNRDILFKDTFPWSQSLNLRQSILKQGLLIDGEEYVKQQYSDTENETDTLPGDGELEVRMRQMFMLNLNWFMQTLLDRKDRMSMYNGLEVRVPFCDHRLVEYAYNMPWNIKSLNGREKGIVREAMKDILPDIIIWRKKSPYPKTHNPKYLNAVKSSLQKILIDSNSPLVQLIDKKKVQEIIDSDGKILTMPWYGQLMTGTQLMAYLIQVDIWMREYKIEIV encoded by the coding sequence ATGTGCGGAATTGCAGGTTGGATTGATTATAATAGGGATTTAAGAAATCATGAGGATATCATAAACAAAATGACAGGTACTTTGGTGCGCAGAGGACCTGATGCACAAGGTATTTATCTGAAGGAAAACGTGTGCTTGATGCATCGAAGGCTCATTGTTATTGACCCTGAAAACGGTATTCAACCAATGACATTAGAAAAAGGCGATACCAGATATACCATTGTTTATAACGGAGAGCTTTATAATACAAATGAGCTACGTGACGAACTTTTAGCTTTCGGATATCATTTCCGGGGACATTCCGACACCGAGGTTCTGCTGACAGCATTTATACATTGGGGCGAATTATGCCTGGAAAAGCTGAATGGTATTTACGCTTTCGGTGTCTGGAACGACACAAGCAAAACTATGTTTTTGGCTCGCGACAGAATGGGAGTAAAGCCTCTGTTTGTATATAACTATCCCAACGGCATGATTTTTGGCTCCGAATTAAAAACCTTGCTGGCAAATCCCTTAGTCAAGCCTAGGATTGATAACGATGGCCTCAAGGAAATTTTCCTCTTGGGACCGGGCAGAACAAGCGGCCAGGGAGTTATCAAGGGTGTAACCGAATTGAAACCCGGAGAGTTTTTGACCTATGAGCAAAAAATAGGATGTAAAGTCCGTAAATATTGGAGATTAAAGGCCAGTGAGCATACCGATGATGTTAAAACCACAATAGAGAATACTCGCTTTTTAATCACCGATGCGGTTAAACGTCAGTTGGTATCGGATGTTCCGCTATGCTGCTTTTTGTCCGGAGGACTTGATTCCAGTATAATTTCAAAAATAGCTTCCGAATGTTACTTATCTGACAACAAAGGAAGGCTTCATACTTATTCAGTTAATTATATTGACAATCAGCAGTACTTTGTAAAAAATATTTTTCAACCTGATTCTGATGAAGAATATATCCAGATGATGGTAAATGAGATAGGGTCGCAGCACCATGAAGTTTTGCTGGACAATGAAGATTTGGAAAAGCATTTAGGTGAGGCAGTGCTTGCCCGTGATTTGCCTGGTATGGCAGATGTAGATTCTTCGCTGCTCCTGTTTTGCAGAGAAATCAAAAAGGAGTTTACCGTTGCAGTTTCCGGCGAATGCGCAGATGAAATATTCGGCGGTTATCCGTGGTATCACAACAGGGATATTTTATTCAAAGATACCTTTCCTTGGTCACAATCTTTGAATTTAAGGCAAAGCATTTTAAAGCAGGGCTTGCTGATTGATGGTGAAGAATATGTAAAACAGCAGTACAGTGACACCGAAAACGAAACTGATACTTTACCCGGTGACGGAGAACTTGAGGTCCGTATGAGGCAAATGTTTATGCTGAATTTAAATTGGTTCATGCAGACATTGCTGGATAGAAAAGACAGAATGAGCATGTATAACGGGCTTGAGGTAAGAGTGCCTTTTTGTGACCACCGCTTGGTAGAGTACGCCTATAATATGCCCTGGAACATTAAGTCTCTTAACGGCAGAGAAAAAGGAATTGTAAGGGAGGCCATGAAGGACATTTTACCTGACATAATTATATGGCGTAAAAAAAGCCCATATCCGAAAACTCACAATCCCAAATATTTGAATGCAGTTAAGTCAAGCCTGCAAAAGATACTGATTGATTCCAACTCTCCATTGGTGCAGCTGATTGACAAGAAAAAGGTGCAGGAGATTATCGATTCTGATGGAAAGATTCTTACAATGCCTTGGTACGGTCAGCTCATGACAGGTACACAGTTAATGGCATATTTAATCCAAGTTGATATCTGGATGAGGGAGTATAAGATTGAGATAGTATAA
- a CDS encoding CAP domain-containing protein: MHENKNLYSDGHRKNIKTESFTYIGIGYTYRDSLGNWEQLFASSKDSECVSIEYDADNYPGVNRAKSSTDNTSATNETGQGSSGETSSGETPSCRTTEPSVPVTAPVTANPSDTRFVMNGKTVSVTAAYNINGTNYLQIRAIAAMLNGTAAQFDVAWNGQYAIIEPGKSYSGTVTETRFQSTTDVRNSDTKFKMNGEVFTFYDARPIDGDTNYIQLREFAQKLSGTPSQFNVYWDNEARQAVIQPGVYYTGEAPVDNPSDDTNSKEKEIYYIKASKNENFVIDVSGASEEDGAKRNLRAWNGNDNQKIRLKIRAIYENCNI, translated from the coding sequence ATGCATGAAAACAAGAACTTGTATTCTGACGGACACAGGAAGAACATAAAAACAGAGTCTTTTACTTACATAGGAATAGGTTATACCTATAGAGACAGTCTAGGGAACTGGGAACAGCTTTTTGCTTCCAGCAAGGACAGTGAATGCGTAAGTATTGAATATGATGCTGATAACTATCCTGGTGTAAATAGGGCTAAAAGCTCTACAGATAATACTTCTGCGACCAATGAGACAGGACAGGGCTCTTCCGGGGAAACATCCTCAGGTGAAACGCCATCTTGTAGAACCACTGAACCATCAGTTCCAGTTACCGCACCAGTTACTGCTAACCCAAGTGATACGAGATTTGTGATGAATGGCAAGACCGTGTCAGTTACGGCTGCGTACAATATAAATGGTACCAATTACTTGCAGATTCGCGCTATTGCTGCTATGCTAAACGGTACTGCTGCTCAGTTTGATGTAGCCTGGAATGGACAGTATGCCATCATAGAACCTGGCAAGTCTTATAGTGGTACAGTTACTGAAACCAGGTTTCAAAGTACAACCGATGTCCGCAATAGTGATACGAAATTCAAGATGAATGGCGAAGTATTTACTTTTTATGACGCACGGCCGATTGACGGTGATACCAATTACATTCAACTGCGCGAGTTCGCACAGAAACTTTCCGGAACCCCATCACAGTTCAATGTATACTGGGACAATGAGGCAAGGCAGGCGGTAATCCAGCCAGGTGTATACTATACGGGGGAGGCACCTGTTGATAATCCATCAGACGATACAAATAGTAAAGAGAAAGAAATTTACTATATCAAAGCTTCAAAAAACGAAAACTTTGTCATTGATGTATCCGGTGCGAGTGAAGAGGATGGCGCAAAACGCAATCTTCGTGCCTGGAATGGTAATGATAATCAAAAGATCAGACTTAAAATCCGTGCAATATATGAGAATTGCAATATATGA